A window of Sphingobacterium kitahiroshimense genomic DNA:
GTACCTGTGAAATCGGCAGTTTGGGGTGATAAATTTCAATTATTCACGGATAGTAGTCGTGGTATTTCACATGGTGAAATAACTGACATAAAACGGAGGAAAATTGGAGCATTTGACATTCCCGAGATTTACCGTAAAATAACCCATGATCTTTCTAAAAATGGTTTTTAATGGTATACTTCTGAAAAACATCATGTTTCTTAACTAGATAGTGAAATCAAAATTATTTAATAAAATGCCTAACAATGGTGAATAAACATGGTTTGCTACTTTTTCAATATCTTCAAATAAAAGATTAACAAAAAGTTGTTTTTCAACAAGGAAATACCTTCAGAACGTCTGCTGGTTTTGATTCTATTATCAATCTCACAATAAATCTGATACCCAATTTCAAACTATGACATCAGTTTTTTAAAGGCATCTACAAAATTTAATAGCGCAATATTTGTTTTAGAATCCGCTAAATGCCCTTTTTCATTTATTTTCCCTTTTATTCCAGAAATTAAAAGTGTAGTCTCTGTGGTGAAATTTGCCATTAAAGTTTCCATAATTAGCTGCAATTCTACATGTCCTTTTTCTCCATGAGCTGATGCTGTTATTATCCCCAACGGTTTGCCAGAAAATACAGTTGTTGACACACACCATTCGATCACATTTTTGAGTCCGCTGGGAATACTGAAAACATACTCGGGTGTACAGATTAAAACCCCTTCAGCAATTTCAATTTCTTTTCTAAACTTTAAGATTTCTTCTGGTGTATTTTCGATAGAAAGTTTAGGATCAAAATGTGGAAGAGTTTTAAGATCATTAAAAACTTTGATATTTAGAGTATCCTTTGTAAGGTCAACGATTAAAGCTATAAGCTTTTGATTTGAGGAATAGCTACTCGCACTACCATTTATTACAAAAATATTTTTCATAAGTTATTTTAATCCTAAATTATTAAGAGCTAAATCGCCTTTTCATAACAATTGAAGACTCCTTTTCGAAAATTAACAGTTCCCACCAGATGATATCCTTTTTTTAAATAAACGGTATTGGCTGTTTCATTTAATGAAAAAGCATCAAAACGGATGGACTGGTATTTGTGTTCAACAGCATATTCTTCTGCATATCTGATCATTTTACTAGAAATTCCTTTTCCTTGAGCAGCTGGTTTTACATATAGACGATGAATCACAAGAAAGGGAATACTGGTATTCCAATTTAAGTCATTATATTCTTCATCACATTTTTCATTTAAAGCCATATACGCGACTAGCTCTCCCTGCTCTTCATAAATAAATGCCTGCTCCTTATCAATATCCTGTGTAAGTACCACCTCATTAGGATATTCTTGATCCCACTGGTCAACACCTTCACGCAACATATCCATCTTTACCTCCTCCAGCACCTTTGACGCTTGAATAATATCGCTTTGAGTTGCTTTTCTAATCATTTCGTTAACTATTGTTCTATTTTGAAATTTATGCTTGCAGAGCTTAAACTAATAATCATTTTAAAATATGGTTATTTAGCCTAAAACTTTCTACAGTTGTGTGTCGGATTAAATAGCATTAACCTTAATTTTCCCTATCCTAGTTGAAAGATATTATCAAATCTAACCAAGTCAAAACTACAATCTTTTTCTCATTTAACAAGTTCTGAAAGAAGTAAAATAAATGCTTGCTCCCGGTTAAGTTTTACGCTATGCAACAGCTTTAGAAATGACAAATTAAGCCGATGTAGCTTCATTCTACTGTAGAATTGACATAATGCAACGAATTAAAATAAATTATGATGTCGACATTAGTGCGAGTTATTCCAGCTCTATATTTCCTTAGTATCAAAGTCACTTAACATTTTTTATTATCGGGAAGCAATAAAAGATATTCAATACTTTGTTAACGTGGTCTTGCTATCCAAAACGAAAATAAAAGCCACATCGTGAAATGTGGCCTTAACTAAATATATGATTAAACAGTAAATTACTTATACGAGTTGATGGATTGTGATACTTCCAGTTACCGCCTTCATTGACTAATGTCACGAGATCGGTTTTGGTAAAGTTTTCAAACTCCATGGTTACTTTGGCAATCATATATTCAACTGACTCCTGTAAGATGGTGGTACTAATTTTACAGTTGAGCTGCTCTCCTTTTTGCTTTTTCAAAAAGGAAACAACTTCTGAACGGCTATTGGTCTTATCTTCCGATGCCTGTACTTTCTGTTTGAAATCTGATGTAAACAACTGCTCCACTCCTGCCGATTGACCTGCTGTCATAACCGCAACGTAATGATCAATAGCTAGATCTGCTGTAGATAAATTAACTACAGCTTTTTTAGGGTTTGCTACCTCTGGTTTGCCTGCTGCCATAGTGAAAGTAGATACTGCGATCAAGGCTGCTGCTGCGAATGTTTTTGCTAAAGTTTTTTATCTAGATAATTTGTTATTTAAAGGTGATAAAGGCTATCATGAGTATAAATTCTGCAACTAATTACCAATGTACTCATGATGGTTCATAATGTTATATTGTTCTTAAGTTGCATCAGCCCCACATCCACCAACTCAAACCCTGATGCCTGCCTTGCAGTTGTTTCTAATTGTTCTTAATTGTTGATTCAAAAGTAGGACGTAAATCGTCCCTACCCTACGGCAATTAGACTAAACCAACTAAAAACTAGGTGAATGGTGGAAATGGATAGGTGAAATTAATTTGATTTTTTTAATCTCGGCTTACTGTTTGTTTTTTCGTCGAAAAGCAAAATAAATAATAATTGCACTAACTGACATTAATATGGAAGCTAAAAAAAATGGTGCTCCAGAAAATTTAAATGGTGCTTTATCATGTGTAAAATAATAGAATAGGTTTGTCATAATCGGAGGACCTATTATAGAAGTCGCACTCATTAGACTGGTTAATGCCCCTTGAAGCTCACCCTGTTCATTTGAAGAAACATTTTTACTGATTAGTGATTGCAGTGCTGGTCCGCATATCCCCCCTAAAGCATAGGGTAAGAGGAAAATAAACATCATCCATCCTTCATTAGTAAATGCAAATAACATTAAACCCAATGCATATAATAACAACCCAAAATAGATACTTTTATGTTCTCCTAATTTAGGTGTGGTCCATCTTATTAAGAGTCCTTGTACTAATCCGGTCAATAAACCCAGTAAACCTAGTGATAGACCTACAACTCGCTCTGTCCAATTAAATTTATACATGGTAAAAAAATGCCAGTTACTCTGTACAGCATGAAGAGCGATGTAGACCAGAATTAAAGCAAAAATAAGATTTGATATCTTTGACTGTTTTCTCAAAAAATTAAATGTACCGATGGGATTAGCACGTTTCCAGTCAAATGAACGACGCTTATCTTTTTCTAAACTTTCTGGTAGTACAAATAACCCATAAAGAAAATTCACCATACACAGCAGAGCTGCTGCATAAAAGGGAACTCGAGTTCCATAATACCCAAGTAAACCGCCAGTTACCGGTCCTAAAATAAATCCCAACCCAAAAGCAGCTCCGATTAGGCCGAAATTTTTCGTTCTATCTTCATCGGTGGATATATCTGCAATATACGCACTAGCTGTGGAAATACTTGCCCCGGTAAGGCCAGCAATGATTCTTCCAAAAAATAACCAACCCATGGATGGTGCAAATGCTAACAGCATATAGTCAACTGCAAATCCAAAAAGAGAAATTAAAAGGATTGGGCGCCTTCCATATTGATCACTTAGATTTCCCACTATAGGCGCAAATATAAATTGGGTGATAGCATACGCAAACCCGAGCCATCCACCATATTTGGCGGCTTCACTAAGGTCACTATGGATAAATTCTCCAATGAGTTTTGGAACTACTGGGAGTATAATTCCCCAACCTGTAATATCAATCAACAATGTGATAAATATAAATCCTATGGCCGCTTTTTTATCTGTTTTTCTCATGCAGTAAAAGTAAAAAGAGACAAAAGGAAGGTATTGACAATTTAATGGTATTTACATACAATCTGAAAGTTGATCTTATTTACCCATCAGTAACTGTTAAAAAACAACTATCATTAATTATACGTTTCTGTAAGTTTTGGGAGATACCCCTACTGCTCTTTTAAAATATCTGCAAAAAACACTTGTTTCTTCGAAATGAAGCTCATTGCTTATTTCTTTAATGGATAGACTAGAGGATTTAAGTAATGTTTTAGCATGTAGAATGGTCAGATGATCAATCCATTGTAAGGCAGATTTACCGGTTTTCTGTTTTAGAAAAGTAGAAAGATATTGCGGTGTTAAATGAAGTTTTTCAGCATAAAATGCAACGCTTCTATGCTGGTTAGCGTATTTAGATATAAGAAGATAAAAATCATCTATGATCTCATGTGTGCGGCTCTTTACTACGCTTTTGCTATGAGGTAAATTAGAATATACTTCAGAAATCATATTTATTAAAACTAGAACAAGATGCCTTAGCATTTGTGTCTTATTGGAACTCGCTTTCTTGTGGTAGAAATTTTGTATAAGTGTCAGTAAATCATATTGGAGCTTTATTTCATCAGGTTGAAATCGGATAATAGGTTGCCATCTAATTTGCTCATTCATGACAAACTCGCGTAAAATGGGAAATTCTGTAATAAAATCTAATGAAAGCCCAATTGTTATTATTTCTGCATGTTCACTCAATGACTTTGTTTCGATCATCAATTGCGGTTGTAAAACAGCAATGTCACCCTCGTTTATTTCATATTCAAGAAAATGGATTTGCGATTTCATGGATCCTTTTATCATAAATCCCAATAATAAACCATCAAACAGACGACTATGATTTGTGTATTTCTTATTTGGGTCGTTTTGCTGACTAAGAATTATTATCCCTTCCGTCTTTTCCGAAGGATCGAGATCATATAATTTATAGACATTATCCAAAGTTATAAATAGAGCCATGTTCAAATGTCGGAAAAAAAAACACACGTGTAGCAATAGTCGCCAGGTACTATCCTAGAAATTGTATGTAAAGACAATAAATTTGCAAAATTATATATCGAATAATTTACCTGCTTATATGTAAGAAGAAATGTTTGATCTGATACTAGCAATCCCTAATTTTGGAACAGTCAAAATTGAGCTTATTACCCCATTAATCTACATCAAATATTTTTGCACATATACCATCAGCATCTGTTTTTTGTAGTCATTCA
This region includes:
- a CDS encoding NADPH-dependent FMN reductase; this encodes MKNIFVINGSASSYSSNQKLIALIVDLTKDTLNIKVFNDLKTLPHFDPKLSIENTPEEILKFRKEIEIAEGVLICTPEYVFSIPSGLKNVIEWCVSTTVFSGKPLGIITASAHGEKGHVELQLIMETLMANFTTETTLLISGIKGKINEKGHLADSKTNIALLNFVDAFKKLMS
- a CDS encoding GNAT family N-acetyltransferase, which codes for MIRKATQSDIIQASKVLEEVKMDMLREGVDQWDQEYPNEVVLTQDIDKEQAFIYEEQGELVAYMALNEKCDEEYNDLNWNTSIPFLVIHRLYVKPAAQGKGISSKMIRYAEEYAVEHKYQSIRFDAFSLNETANTVYLKKGYHLVGTVNFRKGVFNCYEKAI
- a CDS encoding nuclear transport factor 2 family protein, with amino-acid sequence MAAGKPEVANPKKAVVNLSTADLAIDHYVAVMTAGQSAGVEQLFTSDFKQKVQASEDKTNSRSEVVSFLKKQKGEQLNCKISTTILQESVEYMIAKVTMEFENFTKTDLVTLVNEGGNWKYHNPSTRISNLLFNHIFS
- a CDS encoding TCR/Tet family MFS transporter, translating into MRKTDKKAAIGFIFITLLIDITGWGIILPVVPKLIGEFIHSDLSEAAKYGGWLGFAYAITQFIFAPIVGNLSDQYGRRPILLISLFGFAVDYMLLAFAPSMGWLFFGRIIAGLTGASISTASAYIADISTDEDRTKNFGLIGAAFGLGFILGPVTGGLLGYYGTRVPFYAAALLCMVNFLYGLFVLPESLEKDKRRSFDWKRANPIGTFNFLRKQSKISNLIFALILVYIALHAVQSNWHFFTMYKFNWTERVVGLSLGLLGLLTGLVQGLLIRWTTPKLGEHKSIYFGLLLYALGLMLFAFTNEGWMMFIFLLPYALGGICGPALQSLISKNVSSNEQGELQGALTSLMSATSIIGPPIMTNLFYYFTHDKAPFKFSGAPFFLASILMSVSAIIIYFAFRRKNKQ
- a CDS encoding helix-turn-helix domain-containing protein produces the protein MALFITLDNVYKLYDLDPSEKTEGIIILSQQNDPNKKYTNHSRLFDGLLLGFMIKGSMKSQIHFLEYEINEGDIAVLQPQLMIETKSLSEHAEIITIGLSLDFITEFPILREFVMNEQIRWQPIIRFQPDEIKLQYDLLTLIQNFYHKKASSNKTQMLRHLVLVLINMISEVYSNLPHSKSVVKSRTHEIIDDFYLLISKYANQHRSVAFYAEKLHLTPQYLSTFLKQKTGKSALQWIDHLTILHAKTLLKSSSLSIKEISNELHFEETSVFCRYFKRAVGVSPKTYRNV